One Heyndrickxia oleronia genomic window, GGCTCTATCTGGAATGTACTGCTGATAAATTTATTGTTAGCCCTTGTTGCATTATCATTAGGGACTTTACTATCTGCATTTGCCAATACAGAGTTTCAAATGATGCAATTTATTCCTGTTATTGTTATTCCACAAGTATTTTTCGCAGGAATTTTACCGGTTGAAGGAATGGCTAATTGGCTCCAAGCAGTCGCAAAAATTATGCCTATGTATTACGGTGGAGATGCTTTACGAAGTATTATGTATATGGGAAAGGGCTTTAGTGATATACGTACAGATTTATTAATACTTTTTGGATTTGCTCTTCTCTTTGTCGTTTTAAACGTGTTTGCTTTAAAAAAGTATCGTAAAATATAAAGGATGAGTATTTTCGACATGATCGAATAGATCGGAGTGGTTTCATGCCTGAAAAAGAGGATATTTTTGAAATGCTTTTTGAAAACCAAGAAAACATGACAGAAAAACAAAAGAAAATTCTTGAAGCTGCGGTTGAAATTTTTTCTGAAAAAGGATATTCGGGTACTTCAACTAGTGAAATTGCCAAAAAAGCCGGCGTAGCGGAGGGAACAATTTTTCGCCATTATAAGACAAAAAAAGATTTATTGCTATCGATTATTGCACCAACAATGGCTAAATTTATGGCACCACTTTTTATTCGTGATTTTAACAAGGTCCTATTATCTGAACATCAAAGCCTGGAAGACTTTCTAAGAGCGGTCATCATTAACAGAATGGAATATGCAAAAAAACATTTGCCATCCATAAAGATCCTCATACAGGAAATCCCTTTCCATGCTGAATTACGAGGACAATTTAAAGAACATGTCATGAATAAAGTATATGAGCGTTTGAAAGTTATTGTGGATGCCTATCAAAAGAAAGGAGAAATGATACAGTTACCGCCACCATCGGCCATTAGATTGATTGCATCATCTATCCTCGGATTTGTGATCGGACGATATTTAATGTTTCCCGAAGCAGACTGGGATGATGAACTAGAAGTTGAAAGAACGATTCAGTTTATTTTACATGGTTTGTCGGTCAAGCAAGAGGAGTGTTAGTACACTCCTCCTCTTTATTTCAACACATTCAATGCTTGATATATAGCCCTGCCCACTCCATCTTCATTGTTCGATGTCGTATGATTTGGAATGATGTTTTTTATTTCCTGCTCAGCATTCCCCATTGCAACAGGATGTCCCACCTTTTGCAGCATAGATAAATCGTTAAAGTTATCTCCCATTGCCATCGTTTCCTCTAAGGTAATCCCTTTTTCTTTTACAAATGCTTCGAGTGCTATCCCTTTCTGTGCATGAATATCATTAATTTCCAGGTTATCTTGTGCCGAAGATGTTACTTTAATCTTTTCGATTCGTTTTAATGATTCACTCGCTTTTTCTAGAAGCTCATGATCCTTTGAAAAAACAATAATTTTATAAATGATATATTCAGGGTCAGAGAATATCACTCCATAGTCCTGAATCGATTGGATGAAGCCTCCAGCAAAGTGTTCCTCAACAGTTGAACGAATTTCGTTTATATCTTTTTCCGGATTCGCCGTTTTGTATATATCCACGATTACACTTATACTTCGTTCATAATCCTCTGTAAACTTCCCTTTATTTGTATATATTTCGAAATAGATGCCTATTTGATTAAGAGCCTTCCCAATCTCTTGGGCAACCTCTCCATCAATCCCAGCTGTTTGCGTAATTTCCCCATGTTCATTTCTGATTTCAGCACCATTAACTGCAATAATTGGGCATTTAATGCCTGATTCCTCTAATATATAATGGGCTTCCTCATAGGATCGACCAGTAGCAATGATCACTTCAATCCCTTGTTGTTTAGCATATGAAATAGCTTCACGATTGAGCTGGCTAATTTCTTGATTTGAATTTAATAGTGTACCATCCATGTCGGATGCAATACATCGGATCATAAAGATATCTTCCTTTCTATCCGAATTCTCATGTATTTCCATATTGTATCATTGCTTACAATTCCATTCAAATAAATGATTTGCATGGAATTAAGAAGGAAATCCCACATATTGGGTAGAATATTTAGAAAATATAAAAATATCATTTCGAGTGAGGTGACTCATAAATACCTAACTAGATCTTATTTTATCAAAGGGAGGAATGACTAGATTGAAGGGAATCATTAACTTTTCCAATCATATTATGCAACGCTATTTACCTGATCCCTATTTATTTGTTGTCCTACTAACCTTTGTCGTGTTTATTTTAGGACTCATTTTTACAGGTAGTTCCCCGATTGAGATGGTACAATTTTGGGGAGAGGGTTTTTGGGAATTGCTCGATTTTTCAATGCAAATGGTTTTGGTCCTTGTAACTGGTCATGTTTTAGCAAGTAGTCCATTATTTAAAAAAATATTAGGTGGGCTAGCAACCACTGCAAAATCACCGGGGTCAGCTATTATTATTGTCACCGTCGTCTCAATCATTGCCAGTTGGATTAATTGGGGATTTGGTTTAGTCATTGGAGCACTATTTGCTAAAGAGCTAGCTAAACGAGTTAAAGATGTAGATTATCGCCTCTTAATTGCAAGCGCTTACTCCGGTTTCCTTGTGTGGCATGGTGGTATTTCTGGATCGATACCATTATCAATCGCAACGGACAAACATCCTTTTGAAAGCCAAATGGGGATTATATCTACAAGTGAAACTATTTTTTCTACGTATAATATCGCTATTGTTCTTGCCCTTTTTATTATTCTACCATTATTAAATCGCTTTATGATGCCGTCTAAAGACAAAACGATTACCGTTGACCCAGCCATTCTTGATGATGCAACAAGTATGCATGCAGCTTCTATTGAGAAAGATAGCATAACTCCGGCTACTAGATTAGAAAATAGTTTTATTGTTTCTCTTATTATAGGAATTTTAGGTTTAATCTTCATTAGTTATTACATTATTACCCATGGATTTCAATTAAATTTAAATATTGTTAACTTTACTTTTTTATTTCTAGGGATACTCTGTCATTGGACACCAAAGCGCTTTTTGGATGCCGTTGCAAACGCGGTTAAAGGAGCAGCTGGAATCATCATTCAATTCCCTTTTTATGCAGGGATAATGGGAATGATGACAGCTTCTGGTCTTGCAGCAGTTATGTCAGAAGCATTTGTATCCATTTCCAATGATTTTACATTCTATTGCTTTGCTTTTCTTAGTGGTGGTTTGGTAAATTTCTTTGTTCCTTCTGGAGGAGGACAATGGGCGGTTCAAGCCCCTATTATGTTGGATGCTGCTCAATCAATGGGAGCTTCATTGTCTAAAACAGCAATGGCGATTGCATGGGGGGATGCATGGACCAATATGATTCAACCATTCTGGGCATTGCCAGCACTTGCTATTGCTGGATTAAAAGCAAAGGATATTATGGGGTTCTGTGTCATTATTCTAATCGTAAGTGGAGTGATTATTAGTTTAGGAATGTTATTTTTATAAATGCTAAAAAAAGTGATGTCTGAGGAAAATTTCATTCAGACATCCACTTTTTATTCATTTACTCTTTTGTAAATAAGCTCTAATCATAAAAAAGCTAATTTCGTCTGGTAATAATTCTTTAATAGGAGTTAACCTTTCTGAGTTAGCTTCTTTCACTGCCTCTGCAATTAGCGGTTCAAACTGTGTAGGAATAAATTGTTCCCAATCAATGGACAATCCTTCATCTGCACATTTCATTACATGCCCTTCAATCGTTCTTTCAGTCATTTGTCTTTGGGCAGCAATTTGCTCTAGCGACATTCCCTTCTTAAGGAAAGAATAGGTAGCATGATGACTCTTTTCCTTTTCTTCCTGTGGCTTCAATTCATTACTATTGACGGAACTATGATTTTGTCCTAAATCAATATGATTTTGTTCACAATAGGAAAGAATGGTTGAAAGGACAGATTCCCCATACATCTCAAGCTTTCTTTCTCCTACACCCTTTATTTGTAATAATGCACTTGGAGTTGTAGGTAATTTTGCACTCATTTCTTTTAATGCTTGGTCTGAAAAAATAATATATGGAGGTACCTTCTCTTGTTCAGCAATTTCCCTCCGCAGCATTCTCAATTGCTCAAATAGTTGATTATCCTCAATTATTTGTTTCACCTTTATTTTTTCTTTTCTTAGTACCTTTATCTCCCCACGAAGAACATCAACGGCTAAGTTAGTTAGCATTAGAACAGGATACTGACCATCAGTTGGGCGTAAATAACCTTCTGCTGTTAAATAATCAATCAACTCATTCACATCTTTTTGAGTTCGATCTCTCATAATTCCATAAGTGGTTAATTGGTTAAAACCAAAGCTAATAATCTTTTTGTCTGCTGATCCTGTAAGGACTTTCGTAACAAAGGTTTTGCCAAATTTTTCATTCATTCTTTTTATACAGGATAATACCATCTGTGCTTCCTTCGTTATATCCACTTGGGATCGATCATCTGTACAGTTGCCACATTTTTGACATTCCCCTGCATTTTCCTCACCAAAATAATCTAAGATATATTGTTGAAAACATGATTCCGTATGACAGTAACTAACCATCTTCCGAAGCTTTGCATACTCATATTCCTTGCGTTCCCCTTCCATTTCAGACTGATCAATTAGAAACTTTTGAATATGAACATCTTGAGGAGCAAACATTAATATGCATTCACTCTCTACCCCGTCACGACCAGCACGCCCTGCCTCCTGATAGTAAGCTTCCATATTTCTCGGAATATGATAATGGATCACATATCGTACATTCGATTTATTGATTCCCATACCAAATGCACTTGTTGCAACCATGATACTTATATTATCGTAAAGAAATTGTTCTTGATATTCATTCCGCTGGTTTTCCGTCATTCCAGCATGATATTTACCAATAGATATTCCCTTTTTCTTTAGTTGAAGATAGATTCGTTCTACCTCTTTTCTAGTCGCAGCATAGATGATCCCAGCTTGTCCGCTGTTTTTCCTAATATACTCCTCGATAAAAACATCACGATCCTGTCCCTTAACAACTTTAAATAGTAAATTCTCTCTCCCAAAACCTGTAAGAACGACATGATTTAAAGGGATATCGAGTAACTCACAAATATCCTCCTTAACATTTGGTGTTGCTGTAGCTGTTAAAGCCAAAATAACAGGCTTTGGTTGAATCCCATTAATAAACTTTTTAATTGAGAGATAGCTAGGACGGAAATCATGACCCCACTGAGAAATACAATGTGCTTCATCTATAGCTATTAATGACACATTCATTTTCTTGATTAATTCAACAAAGGAAGGTGCTTCTAACCTTTCAGGAGCCAAGTACAGTAATTTATACTTACCTGCTTCAATCGCCTGTATCCGTTCATACATTTCACTTCCACTAATCGAACTATTAATAAATGTTGCTGGTATACCCGCATTATTTAATGCATCTACCTGATCTTTCATCAATGAAATTAGCGGAGAAATAACAATCGTAATTCCTGGTAACATGAGAGCTGGAACCTGATAGCAAATTGA contains:
- a CDS encoding TetR/AcrR family transcriptional regulator; this translates as MPEKEDIFEMLFENQENMTEKQKKILEAAVEIFSEKGYSGTSTSEIAKKAGVAEGTIFRHYKTKKDLLLSIIAPTMAKFMAPLFIRDFNKVLLSEHQSLEDFLRAVIINRMEYAKKHLPSIKILIQEIPFHAELRGQFKEHVMNKVYERLKVIVDAYQKKGEMIQLPPPSAIRLIASSILGFVIGRYLMFPEADWDDELEVERTIQFILHGLSVKQEEC
- a CDS encoding Cof-type HAD-IIB family hydrolase, with amino-acid sequence MIRCIASDMDGTLLNSNQEISQLNREAISYAKQQGIEVIIATGRSYEEAHYILEESGIKCPIIAVNGAEIRNEHGEITQTAGIDGEVAQEIGKALNQIGIYFEIYTNKGKFTEDYERSISVIVDIYKTANPEKDINEIRSTVEEHFAGGFIQSIQDYGVIFSDPEYIIYKIIVFSKDHELLEKASESLKRIEKIKVTSSAQDNLEINDIHAQKGIALEAFVKEKGITLEETMAMGDNFNDLSMLQKVGHPVAMGNAEQEIKNIIPNHTTSNNEDGVGRAIYQALNVLK
- a CDS encoding short-chain fatty acid transporter — translated: MKGIINFSNHIMQRYLPDPYLFVVLLTFVVFILGLIFTGSSPIEMVQFWGEGFWELLDFSMQMVLVLVTGHVLASSPLFKKILGGLATTAKSPGSAIIIVTVVSIIASWINWGFGLVIGALFAKELAKRVKDVDYRLLIASAYSGFLVWHGGISGSIPLSIATDKHPFESQMGIISTSETIFSTYNIAIVLALFIILPLLNRFMMPSKDKTITVDPAILDDATSMHAASIEKDSITPATRLENSFIVSLIIGILGLIFISYYIITHGFQLNLNIVNFTFLFLGILCHWTPKRFLDAVANAVKGAAGIIIQFPFYAGIMGMMTASGLAAVMSEAFVSISNDFTFYCFAFLSGGLVNFFVPSGGGQWAVQAPIMLDAAQSMGASLSKTAMAIAWGDAWTNMIQPFWALPALAIAGLKAKDIMGFCVIILIVSGVIISLGMLFL
- the recQ gene encoding DNA helicase RecQ; the protein is MLNHAKEILQTYYGYDEFRNGQSTIIEQVLSGKDTVAIMPTGGGKSICYQVPALMLPGITIVISPLISLMKDQVDALNNAGIPATFINSSISGSEMYERIQAIEAGKYKLLYLAPERLEAPSFVELIKKMNVSLIAIDEAHCISQWGHDFRPSYLSIKKFINGIQPKPVILALTATATPNVKEDICELLDIPLNHVVLTGFGRENLLFKVVKGQDRDVFIEEYIRKNSGQAGIIYAATRKEVERIYLQLKKKGISIGKYHAGMTENQRNEYQEQFLYDNISIMVATSAFGMGINKSNVRYVIHYHIPRNMEAYYQEAGRAGRDGVESECILMFAPQDVHIQKFLIDQSEMEGERKEYEYAKLRKMVSYCHTESCFQQYILDYFGEENAGECQKCGNCTDDRSQVDITKEAQMVLSCIKRMNEKFGKTFVTKVLTGSADKKIISFGFNQLTTYGIMRDRTQKDVNELIDYLTAEGYLRPTDGQYPVLMLTNLAVDVLRGEIKVLRKEKIKVKQIIEDNQLFEQLRMLRREIAEQEKVPPYIIFSDQALKEMSAKLPTTPSALLQIKGVGERKLEMYGESVLSTILSYCEQNHIDLGQNHSSVNSNELKPQEEKEKSHHATYSFLKKGMSLEQIAAQRQMTERTIEGHVMKCADEGLSIDWEQFIPTQFEPLIAEAVKEANSERLTPIKELLPDEISFFMIRAYLQKSK